Below is a genomic region from Neisseria arctica.
TATAACGGTTTTATATCCCAAAACTTAAGGGCGATATTGCGGCATTACGCCGTTGGGTAGTAATTGCCATACATAACCTGTGTGTTTCTGCTTACCGGCCACATTACCTGCTTCATCACCGTATCCCCAAAAATAATCCACACGCACAGCGCCTTTAATCGCACTGCCGGTATCTTGCGCCATAATCAGGCGGTTTAGCGCATCATTGCGGATAGGATGGGTAGTCGCTACAAATAAAGGCGCGCCGAGAGTGATATGGTGGCGGTCAACTGCGCCGCTGTATTCTCCCAACAACGGCACACCCAAAGCACCGATCGGACCGACATCGTTACCGGGCAGCTCGCGGAAGAAAACATAACTCGGATTTTGGCCGAGTACCTCAGCCAAACGCTGCGGGTTTTTCTGCATATAGGCTTTAATCCCTTGCATCGTGGTTTGCGCCAATGGGAGATATCCTTTATCGGCCATATAGCGGCCTATGGAAACATAAGGATATTCGTTTTTATCGGCAAAACCGAGACGGATGTAACGGCCGTCGGGAGTTTTCAGACGGCCCGAACCTTGGATATGCAGAAAAAACAGTTCAACCGGATCGTCTGCATAACCCAAAACCGGAGCACGCCCGTTTAATGCGCCGCCGTTAATCTGATTTCGGGTGTAGTAGGGAACAAAACGGCTGCCTGTAAAGCGGCCTTTTAATGCGCGGGTACGTTCGGTAATCGGAAATTCAGCCAGATTCGC
It encodes:
- the mltA gene encoding murein transglycosylase A: MNATKIIRFSLPVLLTAVLAACSSRPTTPPVVIPPKDTVTVPSTPLPAGTPSPIGYSISPPGSGTTYQVVSHSALPQWQVQRFGQSLRAFRLGCERLKNQADWQNVCAQATQTPIDDVSAKTFFEQYFTPWQVSSNGKLGGTVTGYYEPVLHGDTKQTSKARFPIYGIPSDFVSVDLPANLRGSKATVRIQPTGANSGVISNSASYTANLAEFPITERTRALKGRFTGSRFVPYYTRNQINGGALNGRAPVLGYADDPVELFFLHIQGSGRLKTPDGRYIRLGFADKNEYPYVSIGRYMADKGYLPLAQTTMQGIKAYMQKNPQRLAEVLGQNPSYVFFRELPGNDVGPIGALGVPLLGEYSGAVDRHHITLGAPLFVATTHPIRNDALNRLIMAQDTGSAIKGAVRVDYFWGYGDEAGNVAGKQKHTGYVWQLLPNGVMPQYRP